CGACCAACGATATCGGCGGCCGGCTGATGGCCGCGATCGCCGCTGCCCAGCCGATGCCGGCGACCGACCTGCCGCCGCGCGACGATCGCAAGCCGGGGCTCGGCAAGGATGGCGGGCTCGTCGCCGACCTGCTCAAGCTGCTGCTCAAGATCCGCGCGCGCGATATCAGTGTCGCGCCACGCCTGCTCGCCCGCAGCGAGGAACTGGAACTGCTGGCCGCCGGCGTGCGCGACGACCTCGCGATCCTCGATGGCTGGCGCTACGATCAGTTCGGCCGGGATGCGCTGGCGCTGGTCGAAGGGCGGCTTGGTTTCGCGGTCAAGGGCGGTAAGCTGAAGATGAACCGCATCGGAGAGGAAGCCACGCCATGATCGCCGCACATCGCGCCACCGCCGCGCTGCTCGCCGCCACGCTGGCGCTCGCCGGCTGTGCCGCCAGCGACGCGCCCGTCCCCGCCGAACCCGCTGCGCCGCCGCCGGCCGCCGAGCCCGCCGAAGCGCGCTGCGATGCGAGCATGCTGACCGACCTCGTCGGCCAGACCGCATCGGAAGCGCTCGCCGCGGATGCGATGAAGCGTTCGGGATCGCGCAGCATGCGCTGGCTGACGCCGGGTATGGCGGTGACGATGGATTTCCGCGCCGACCGCCTGAACATCGAACTGGACGCCGGGAACAAGGTCGTCAGCAGCCGCTGCGGCTGACGAAGGGCGCGCTCGGAGCAC
The window above is part of the Sphingomonas sanxanigenens DSM 19645 = NX02 genome. Proteins encoded here:
- a CDS encoding I78 family peptidase inhibitor, which translates into the protein MIAAHRATAALLAATLALAGCAASDAPVPAEPAAPPPAAEPAEARCDASMLTDLVGQTASEALAADAMKRSGSRSMRWLTPGMAVTMDFRADRLNIELDAGNKVVSSRCG